One Silene latifolia isolate original U9 population chromosome 4, ASM4854445v1, whole genome shotgun sequence DNA segment encodes these proteins:
- the LOC141651589 gene encoding uncharacterized protein LOC141651589: MLFIIFATILPESSTDVKFDIPELNGDNYKVWKERMLLQLGWLDIDYAIRKDEPPKVTKESAKEAIDLYEKWEKSDRLSIMFIKTRMCASIRGSIDQHTKVKDLIKAIDEQFATSDKALASTLIMQFSSLRLTETKGVRDYIIRMRDIAAQLKTLEVTMSDTFLVHFILCTFPPKYAPFKISYNTHKDKWSINELMAMCVQEEGRLLMEEGEKVNLTVASSSKRQKGHTKDKVKGKILAEATYKKESTCFFCKKKGHMKIDCIKFKAWLKKKGNFHAFVCYESNMVNVNHNTWWIDSGTTIYVSNTLQGMTTLRKPLGSELSIYSGNQISSHVEAIGTYSLILSSGFIFHLEKTFYVPNFSRNLISVSRLVPLGFTFNFSDS; the protein is encoded by the coding sequence ATGTTATTTATTATATTTGCAACAATTTTACCTGAGAGTTCTACTGATGTTAAATTTGACATTCCTGAATTGAATGGTGATAACTATAAGGTCTGGAAAGAGAGAATGCTACTGCAGTTGGGATGGTTAGATATTGATTATGCTATTCGGAAAGACGAACCACCTAAAGTAACTAAAGAAAGCGCTAAAGAAGCAATTGATCTTTATGAAAAGTGGGAGAAATCTGATCGTCTCTCCATTATGTTCATAAAGACCAGAATGTGTGCTAGTATTCGTGGTTCTATCGATCAGCATACTAAAGTTAAAGATCTAATTAAGGCCATCGATGAGCAGTTTGCAACTTCTGATAAAGCTCTTGCTAGTACCTTAATAATGCAGTTTTCATCTTTGAGGCTCACCGAGACTAAAGGTGTGCGTGATTATATCATACGCATGAGGGATATTGCAGCTCAACTTAAGACCTTGGAAGTTACCATGTCTGACACTTTCCTTGTGCACTTCATTTTATGCACTTTTCCTCCAAAATATGCTCCTTTTAAGATCTCTTACAACACACATAAGGATAAATGGTCAATTAATGAACTTATGGCCATGTGTGTTCAAGAGGAGGGCAGATTGTTAATGGAGGAAGGTGAAAAGGTGAACCTTACTGTTGCTTCTTCTTCAAAGAGGCAAAAGGGTCACACTAAAGATAAGGTAAAGGGAAAGATTTTAGCTGAGGCAACCTATAAGAAGGAGTCTACGTGTTTCTTCTGTAAAAAGaagggacacatgaagatagactGCATTAAGTTTAAGGCTTGGCTAAAGAAGAAAGGTAATTTTCATGCGTTTGTTTGTTATGAATCTAATATGGTTAATGTTAATCATAATACATGGTGGATTGATTCTGGAACTACAATCTATGTTTCGAATACCTTGCAGGGCATGACAACCCTAAGGAAACCACTGGGCAGTGAACTTTCAATTTATTCAGGAAACCAGATTAGTTCACATGTGGAGGCCATTGGGACATACAGCTTAATATTAAGTAGTGGTTTTATTTTTCATTTGGAAAAAACATTTTATGTTCCGAATTTCTCTAGAAATTTGATTTCAGTATCAAGACTTGTACCTTTGGGTTTTACCTTTAATTTCTCAGACTCTTGA